A genome region from Gemmatimonadota bacterium includes the following:
- a CDS encoding S9 family peptidase has product MPYEMPPEELAAIVDAPLTPSFSIDPTRTVLLMMHRPGAPSIEEVSRSELRLAGLRLDPDVNGQSRVGFYNGLTLKWIADGREIPVTGLPKDARIGRAYWAPDGQWFAFSLTGDNGIDLWVGSAKTGRARPVGDVKLNQVFGGAMVWLPDGSGLLVRAVCDGRGGPPEEPRVPKGPVIQENVGERAAPSRTYQDLLKNAHDELLFEYYATSQIVLVHLNGDVRPLGSSGLICRADPSPDGRYVMVLTYHRPFSYLVPSYRFPTKVVIWDMDGREVRELVDLPLAESIPIAYDAVPEGARSFGWRADTPATVTWVVAQDSGDPEVDVAVRDVVYALDAPYEGDGRALMSLAMRYGGCSWGTGDLALVSERWWKTRRVRTWRIRPDDSDFEPQVLFDRSWEDRYGAPGAPVFTRLPNGRSVLMTDASQRYMFFAGDGASPKGDRPFLDRYDLETGKAERLMHSQGPFYERPTTMIDANTVLMSRESVDEPTNYYVRDLVRNDMRQLTHFVHPLPRLKAVEKSLVQYQRKDGVQLNGTLYLPPGYKRDDGPLPVLMWAYPREFKSADAAGQVKDSPFRFVRISSHGALPFLARGYAVLDGPAMPIVGEGDREANDTYVEQLADSARAAVDELVRLGVADPEKVAVGGHSYGGFMTANLLAHTELFCCGIARSGAYNRTLTPFGFQAEERTFWQAADIYATMSPFNHVPKIKAPLLLIHGEVDNNSGTFPMQSERFYNALKGHGAICRLVMLPHESHGYRARESVMHVLWEMSEWLDKYAKKE; this is encoded by the coding sequence ATGCCTTACGAGATGCCACCCGAGGAACTCGCCGCGATTGTTGATGCGCCTTTGACGCCTTCGTTTAGTATTGATCCGACGAGGACAGTGCTGTTGATGATGCACCGTCCGGGCGCACCGTCTATTGAAGAGGTGTCGCGGTCCGAGTTGCGTCTGGCGGGTTTGCGTCTGGATCCGGATGTGAACGGGCAAAGTCGCGTGGGATTTTACAATGGGCTGACGCTCAAGTGGATTGCCGATGGTCGTGAGATACCTGTGACGGGGTTGCCGAAGGATGCGAGAATTGGACGGGCTTATTGGGCGCCCGATGGACAGTGGTTTGCTTTTTCGTTGACGGGTGATAATGGGATTGATCTGTGGGTTGGCAGTGCGAAGACGGGCAGAGCGCGTCCAGTTGGCGATGTGAAATTGAATCAGGTGTTTGGTGGGGCTATGGTCTGGTTGCCGGATGGTTCGGGGCTGTTGGTGCGCGCGGTGTGTGATGGTCGGGGTGGGCCCCCCGAGGAGCCCCGCGTGCCCAAAGGCCCGGTGATTCAGGAAAATGTGGGCGAACGGGCAGCACCATCGCGCACGTATCAAGATTTGTTGAAGAATGCACACGATGAGTTGCTATTTGAATATTATGCCACTTCGCAGATTGTGCTTGTGCATCTGAATGGCGATGTGAGACCTCTGGGTTCTTCGGGGCTGATCTGTCGCGCTGATCCGTCGCCAGATGGTCGCTATGTGATGGTGTTGACTTATCACCGACCGTTTTCGTATCTGGTGCCTTCGTATCGTTTTCCGACAAAGGTGGTGATTTGGGATATGGACGGGCGCGAGGTGCGCGAACTGGTGGATTTGCCATTGGCCGAGTCTATTCCGATTGCGTATGATGCCGTGCCCGAAGGTGCGCGTTCGTTTGGGTGGCGGGCAGACACGCCTGCGACCGTGACGTGGGTTGTGGCACAGGATAGCGGCGATCCCGAGGTGGATGTGGCGGTGCGCGATGTTGTATATGCGCTCGACGCGCCTTATGAGGGTGATGGGCGCGCGCTTATGTCGCTGGCGATGCGCTATGGTGGGTGTTCGTGGGGGACGGGTGATCTCGCGTTGGTTTCAGAGCGCTGGTGGAAGACGCGGCGCGTGCGTACGTGGCGCATTCGCCCGGATGATTCGGATTTTGAACCGCAGGTGTTGTTTGATCGGTCGTGGGAAGATCGCTATGGCGCGCCGGGCGCGCCTGTGTTTACGCGGTTGCCCAATGGGCGGTCTGTGTTGATGACGGATGCGTCGCAACGCTATATGTTTTTTGCAGGCGATGGTGCGTCGCCCAAAGGCGATCGCCCATTTTTGGATCGCTATGATCTGGAGACGGGTAAGGCGGAACGTCTCATGCATTCCCAGGGGCCGTTTTACGAGCGGCCAACGACGATGATAGATGCCAATACGGTGTTGATGAGCCGGGAGAGTGTTGATGAGCCGACCAATTATTATGTGCGAGATTTGGTGCGCAATGATATGCGGCAGCTCACGCATTTTGTTCATCCGCTGCCGCGGTTGAAGGCGGTGGAGAAGTCGCTGGTTCAGTACCAGCGCAAAGATGGGGTGCAGTTGAATGGGACGTTGTATTTGCCGCCCGGATATAAAAGAGACGATGGTCCGCTACCTGTGCTGATGTGGGCTTATCCCCGCGAATTTAAGAGTGCAGATGCCGCGGGTCAGGTGAAGGATTCTCCTTTTCGATTTGTGCGTATCAGTTCGCACGGTGCGTTGCCTTTTTTGGCGCGTGGTTATGCTGTGCTGGATGGTCCGGCGATGCCGATTGTGGGGGAGGGAGATCGCGAGGCGAATGATACTTATGTCGAGCAGCTTGCCGATAGTGCAAGGGCCGCGGTTGATGAACTGGTGCGCCTGGGCGTGGCGGATCCAGAAAAAGTGGCGGTGGGGGGACATTCTTACGGCGGTTTTATGACGGCGAATTTGCTGGCGCATACCGAGTTGTTTTGCTGTGGTATTGCGCGCAGTGGCGCGTATAATCGCACGTTGACGCCTTTTGGTTTTCAGGCAGAAGAGCGCACATTCTGGCAAGCAGCAGATATTTATGCGACGATGTCTCCTTTTAATCATGTGCCTAAAATTAAGGCGCCTTTGCTGCTCATTCACGGTGAGGTAGATAATAATTCGGGTACGTTTCCCATGCAGAGCGAGCGATTTTACAACGCGCTCAAGGGACACGGCGCGATCTGCCGATTGGTGATGTTGCCGCACGAGAGCCACGGCTATCGGGCGCGAGAGTCGGTTATGCACGTTTTGTGGGAGATGTCAGAGTGGTTGGATAAGTATGCCAAAAAGGAATAA
- a CDS encoding arginine repressor, translating into MSAKQERQQKILELIAHQPIARQEELSTALVDVGISTTQSTLSKDIKELGVVKVPDGEGGFRYQVPGAFIGTDRLVLQGENLLRRELQDFVVGVDGVDHTLVVKTITGHAQGVCESIDQMSWPEVVGTLAGENTIFILCRSPEARMNLERDIQGQIGNTGRT; encoded by the coding sequence ATGAGCGCGAAACAAGAACGCCAGCAAAAAATTTTAGAGCTGATTGCACATCAGCCCATTGCTCGGCAAGAGGAACTCAGCACCGCGTTGGTGGATGTTGGGATTTCGACCACGCAATCGACTTTGTCCAAAGATATTAAGGAGTTGGGCGTGGTTAAAGTGCCCGATGGCGAAGGTGGGTTTCGCTATCAGGTCCCCGGTGCGTTTATCGGGACAGATCGGCTGGTTTTACAGGGCGAAAATTTGCTTCGGCGCGAATTGCAGGATTTTGTCGTGGGTGTGGATGGGGTTGACCATACGCTGGTTGTAAAGACGATAACGGGTCACGCGCAGGGGGTTTGTGAGTCCATCGATCAGATGTCGTGGCCCGAGGTTGTGGGTACTCTTGCGGGGGAGAATACGATTTTTATTTTGTGTCGGTCTCCCGAAGCGCGGATGAATCTCGAGCGCGACATTCAGGGGCAAATAGGGAATACAGGAAGGACCTGA